The genome window ACGTCCTGGTGCATGAAATTCCTCCGAAGACGGCTCGGTTCGCTTTGCAATTTACAATCGCCCGGTCTCGGGACCAGATTATCCTACGTTCCATGCACATCAATGATACACAAAGGGAGAAACGTACGCGGATGAAGAGAATTCTTTCTTGCTTCCCATCCTTGCGTCTATTCCTGTGAACGGAATAAGTAATTCGAGAAAGTCGAGGAAAACACACCCTCGACCCTCGACCAAGTCATCAACGATTCGGCTGCACTAGTACAAACCGCTCCCCCAAACCTCGTCTGGCCCATAAAATTTCACCCGGCAATTTGGGAAATTGCCCAATCGTGAGGGATGAATGAATCATAAAACACGATAGGACACGGTCCCTGTGATTACCTCGGGAAAGATTTGGCTGGAACAATGGTAGAACTTGAAGCTCGTCTCGCGGACGTAACGCCTCTGGATCTTCAGGACGACTTCACGATTCCGGCTTCCTATGCAAATTCTCTGTGACTCGTAGACGACGTTCGTTTATGGTAGACAGTAAGCGGTCGTCTGCTGACAGGGATTGGGACAAACGGAGGGCATAGTGTAAACGCAGACAGGTGGACACACCGTGGGACAGATACACGGTGACGGTGACGGTGGGCAAACTCTCTTCGTTTCCGCGGACGGCATTATGTCTGGACGATTTTTTCTCATCTCTTTCATCAAGGCCAATAGTTTCTGTACATTAGCTATTCTGAGCATTAAATCGAATTCGTCGCGTTTGCGTTTTCTCGCCTTTTTCGTCTGCGTCGCCACTCCCACTAATTTGTCCATTAGATCTTTGCATTGACAGATCAAATTGTCAGGATGAAGGGGTGGGATGATCGTCAAGCTGCCCCAGCAAAAGGATTCTAGATCCATGGTATTTAATTCCCGGAATTGATATTGGTAATGGTCGTCGGTTTCCTCGCGTGCGTAGAATGCTGTTTGTATGCTCATAGGGGAGTGCACTTCGGTTATGATGCATTTGCCCAAGTAACTGATGCGTATGTAGAGCTCGATGGTGGCGTCGGTTGCTTGTAAATCCTCATCAAGCAGAACGAACGTGCCACGTGTCGACCTGAACGATTAACATAATTTTGTTCTGTCTTTACCTTTTTCTTAATTCAACCGCGCAGAAAAGCGGATTCACAAGCACCTGTCAGGCGTCTGAGCCGTATCAACAAGCGTTTCTGCATACTTAGAGAACGACGAAACATTAGGTATCTCTTAATTCGTGTCTCGTTAATTCGTGTATTATACACGAGAAGAAATTGTAGCGCAGGAAATTTCACTAAAACCAGTTTAGCGTTTACACCAGCTGTACGTTTATCTTAGCCAGTAAAACGTTTCGAACTAATCCGAACGAGATAACAAGATTAACAAAGACCAAACAGACACGCGAGATTACTATCTCCTTTTTTCAGGAGGGGAAGAAAGATTTTGCCCGATACGATTCAAACGGTTTTCGATACAAACAAATCGGCTGCTGTTCAAACCAATTCAGTACTACTTGGTATAgcagttttttaaattacattagcCCGGCCGACGTAACATTTGCCGTCCGGTAATCCGTTTTGCCggcaaatttgcataaacgcCAGGTCCGCGTATTTAAATGCATTTACCTTGATATAGGTTCCCGCTCCAGTGCAGCAGAAAAATAACCCTCCAGCTCCTTCCGTTCGCAGAGGTCCTTGATAATACCGTTAAACAGATCGTCCATCCTGACGAGGGCGAATCCGAAATTCCGTCGTTGCTCCATCTCGAAATACTTGGATACTCCTTTGTACACATACAGCTGCAGATCTACTCCGGACATTTTCTCCTCGAACATAGTTTCCGGCACGGAGAACAGCACGGATCTGCCGCCGTAAAATTGTTCGTTCTCGTAATTAGAGCCACGATACAAACGATAGTCTTGTCGATTCGGCGACAACGTTGTCCATTCGTCATCCAGCATTCGAAACATTATGACAGTCCTCTTCATAAGCGCAGAGTCGAACACGTCGGACCATGGCATGTACAGCTGTTCAATCGTGTCAATATAACGGAATTTAGTGGATTCCGTGACAAAAATATAGGTTACGTGGATTGATTTCGTCGAGTAATTTTTACATCGGTGGAGATACGttgttttattgtaaatatgtcATGTtggtgaaatatttatttgtggAAAGACTTTTTTCACGTGTGACTTCGCGCAGTAAAGCACACATCTTGGTCATTCCATGTTCTAAAAATACAGATTttaaaagaggaagaggaaacgGTGGTATGATACtttttttactatatgacgtatccTTATGCTCTTACGTGACTGCTAGCCCATATACTCGCCATTACGTGACCGGCACAGAACGTgttagatttaaaaatttcaagcaGATTGCGATGTCGGCTAACCTTATGTTGAAGAAGCTAAGCAACCACATTTATATGCGGTTATAGAATTTTACTATAAAAGCTCTTACATCTTCGATCATCCAAAGCGTTAAAATCGTATTTTTAGTCGTTATTATGTAGAAGCTTGCAATtttgcaaaaaagaaaaaaaaagggatatgaaaaaagaagatgtAGTAATACGTATCAATCAATAAGTTACTTCCCTGCTCTCTAACTCATGTTCTAAAAGAGATATAATTGCCACTAAGTGGTAGATCAACACCGTTGTCGATGTATAGTAAGCGCCAACTCGATTGTATCAATCAATCTAATATTACCCTGTGTTAAACATAGAATGTCATCTAACAAACTCGTCCAAGTTCGAGATATCTGCCATTATACTATCCTCGGACAAAATTCCATTACGTAAAAATGGGGACAATAGGAATATTTCCTTTACAATTCACGCCTATCGCTATGACTTTTATGTTCGAGTGAAAAAACATATAGATGGCAATCGTTTCAACAAGGATGACGAAGTAGAGGATGCAACATTACAATCTTCTCGAAATATGAGACACAAATTCTTTGAAAACGTAATTTATGAGTTAATTTCCCGTTCCGAAGGACGTTTCCGAATGCATAAAACCGCTATTTTCTTTAGTTAAAATGTTCTATCTGGTattttttcactttaaaattacgaaataatgactaaagataaaaaatatacaaagataAAAACACTTCGGTTTTCTCGGCTCAACTATGGCCAGAAGTAGTAACTGAACGTAAATGTACGTTAACcatgagaaatattttttatattcgttcGTATCTTTCTTAAAGTGGCGGAGTAACTTACCGATTGACTACGTAACTACATAAACGTCGCGATGATATACAACTTATCTATAATTACTCACATTTTTCACAGCTACCTCCAACAGCATAATTCGCGAGTCGTGCATTACGATCAGGGACGACATGGTATAATGTGTTATACGTGTTGCCCGTTTTACGCTTCCTTCAACGAGTTCGTGTGAACTTCTCTCGGAGAGTTTGATTTATCGTCGATAAAGCGTCAAGAGCGTAGGGAAGATtctgaaatttttgcttgTTACAAACTATTTCTTTATGTGCTTCGCAGAGTTTGAGGTTGGAGCGTGTCGCGCTTTCCAATTCTGCGACATCGCTACCCTCCTCCTCCTTCGCCGTTTCCACCGAGATATTGGTGCTTCTTTcgagaaataaattctattcaGTAGCGACTGTCCGCTAACTTCATTTCCCTGTTCTCCCAGAACAATATACCGAACAAAGTTTCGCTGCAACCTAATCGCGTTCGGATACACATAAATGGTTAACAGACAGCTTCAAGGAACTTTTATCGGACATGGGATCCGACGAGATATCGACCGAAGGATAAATGGATTTTGCCAAAGGATCCGATCGGGAGACTTTGAAATTCACTTCATCGATCTTTCAATCTCTGCTATCTGCCTTTTCGTCTTTATCCTTCGTTCCATTCGTTTCCCCTGCTCACGTTAGATTAAACGAACGTAAATTTATGGTATTATCGATAATGTCTGGATGGAAAC of Bombus fervidus isolate BK054 chromosome 16, iyBomFerv1, whole genome shotgun sequence contains these proteins:
- the LOC139995633 gene encoding uncharacterized protein, translating into MSSLIVMHDSRIMLLEVAVKNLYMPWSDVFDSALMKRTVIMFRMLDDEWTTLSPNRQDYRLYRGSNYENEQFYGGRSVLFSVPETMFEEKMSGVDLQLYVYKGVSKYFEMEQRRNFGFALVRMDDLFNGIIKDLCERKELEGYFSAALEREPISRSTRGTFVLLDEDLQATDATIELYIRISYLGKCIITEVHSPMSIQTAFYAREETDDHYQYQFRELNTMDLESFCWGSLTIIPPLHPDNLICQCKDLMDKLVGVATQTKKARKRKRDEFDLMLRIANVQKLLALMKEMRKNRPDIMPSAETKRVCPPSPSPCICPTVCPPVCVYTMPSVCPNPCQQTTAYCLP